CTTCACAGCGATGTCGGCGGTCTGCTGGGGATCTATACCAACAAGAACATGCTGGGCCATTACTCGGGCCTCTGCGCGCTGATCGCGATGACCTTCCTCTTGGCGCCCCGGACGCAGGTGCCGGCCCTCGCGCGGCGGGTGGCGCTGCCGGCGCTGGCTATCTGCATGGTCGCGGTGATGCTGTCCAAATCGATGACGGCGGTTCTGCTGCTGCCGCTTTACCTGGGCCTTATGCTGCTGCTGGCGCGCAACCGGCTTCCGGGCTGGCTGCGTTACGGCGCGATCGGCGTGATCATCCTGACCGTGGCGCTGGCCCCGGCGCTGATGGCGCTGGCGGATTTCGACCCGGCGGCGGCTTTGTTCGCCTCGACCGGCAAGGACGCCACACTGACCGGGCGGACCGAGCTTTGGGCCATTGCCGCTGGCGAGATCGCCAAGGTGCCGCTGATTGGCTATGGCTTCGGCGGCTTCTGGGCCGCGCCGCGATTCGAGCACCTGCATTTCCTCGTCCTGCAGGCCGGGGCCACCGCCCCCACCTTCCACGATTTCATCGCCGATGTCGGCATCGGCACAGGCTTCATCGGGATCATCGCCATCCTGGCGCTGGTCACCACCACCCTGCGCCGGGCCCTGCGGCTGTGGCGCTGGTCCGGTTCGGTCTTTGCCGCCGGCTGTCTCGTGACCGTGCTCTGGCCGCTGAACCTGGCGCTGGTCGAACCTTACCTCTACCGCCAGCACGAGTTGATGCTGGGCTGGATGATCATGATGGGCGTCAGCCTCGGACAGTTGCGCCGGGCCGACCTGCATCCCAACCGTAAAGAGTGACCATGAGAGAACTTCCCCCCTTCGCCCGCTTCAAGCAACGCTCGCGCCTCTATGCCGGGCGCTCCCTGCGCACCGTCGCCGGCCAGAGCCTCAGCGCGCCTTGCGTCTTCCTGCATGTGCCGAAATGCGGCGGCACCTCGGTCTCCGAGGCGCTCTATGCAACCGTGCCGCTGCATCGCAAGATCGGCATCCTCGACTCGCCCTCGATCCGCCGGGCGCTGGCGATGCAGGCGACCGGGCAGGACGATCTGTCCTTCCATGACGAGGGACCAAACGCCGAGGCGACGACCCGCTTCCGCGAGGCGCTGGTCTTGATGCACATGGCCCATCAGGCGACGCTGATCCACGGCCATTTCCTCTGGTCCGAGATCGCCTGGCAGCAGTTCGGCACCCGTTACCGCTATGTCACCATCCTGCGCGACCCGGTGGCGCGGACGATTTCCAACTATCGCATGGACAAGCGCAGCGGCACCTTCACCGGCGATTTCGACGCCTTCCTCGACAGCGACGAGGGGCGGCGGAAGGCGCTGCACAAGCTGCGCTATTTCAGCGGCATGGCAACGGTGACGCCGGAACAGGAGGCCGAGGCGCTGGAACTGGCGCGGCGGAACATGCAGCGCTTTACTCTGATCGGCTTTCTGGATGACCTGCCGGGCTTTGCCAGCGATTTCGCCCGCATCTTCGGCCCGCGCCCGCGCATCCCGCATTACAACATGGCCGAGGATCGCCCCGTTCAACTGACCGAAAATCAGATGGACCGGCTGCGCGCCCTCTGCGCCCCCGATCTGGAACTTTACCAACTGGCCAAGGAAATCGCGCCCGGCCTGCCGGCGCGCGCGCGCGAGGATGCCGCATGATCCAGAGCGATGGACCCTTCTGGCGCCGCGACGGCGTCAACCGCGACCCCGAGGCGGTGCCCGAGGTCGATCTGGCCTCGACGCTGCGCGCGCTGCGCGGCGGGCTTGGCCGGCGCTGGCGGCTGATCGCCGGGGTGACGCTGGCGCTGACCCTTCTGGCGCTGGTCTATGTGCTGCTGGCCACGCCGAAATTCACTGCCCGGGCCGAGCTGGTCGTGGACCCGCGCATCTCGAACTCGCTCTCGGGGCCGGAATCGCCGACGCTGCTTCTCTCGGACGCGCTGGTCGTCGACAGCGAGCTGAAGGTGCTGTCATCGCGCGAGGTGACGACGCAGGCCGCCGACGATCTGGGCCTGTTCGAGGTGGCGGTCGAGGACGAGGCGCCCGGCCTGATCGGACGGACCTTCGCCGCGCTCGGCGATCTCCTGGGCGGCGGTGAGGAGGAAGCACCGAACGCCGTGACCGCCGAGAATATCGAGGCCACCCGGCGCGAGGGAATCCGCCGCGAGATGATGCAGGATTTCGACATCACCCGCGACGGCGGCACCTATGTCATCGACATCTCGCACACCTCTGAGGACCCTGTCTTCGCGATGGAGGCGGTGAACACGCTGATCGACGCCTATTTCCAGGTCTCCTCGGACGCGGCGTTGTCCGATACCCGGCGCATCGCCGGCTGGCTGGACCAGCGCGTGGCGGTGCTTGGCGACGAGGTGCAGAAGGCCGATGTGAAGGTGACCGAGTACCGGCGCGAGAACGATCTTTTCACCATGCGCGACGACGTGCTGCCCTCCGAGGCGGAGCTGTCGGATGCCACCGACCGGCTGATCCGCCTGCGCTCGCAGCTGATCGAGATCGCCACCAAGTCCGACAAGATCAAGGGCATCGCCGGCACCGATTCCGTGGCCGCGCTGATGGACGGCACGCTTGGCGGCGATGTGGCGAGCCCCGCGCTGAAGGATTTCCAGACCCGCTATGCCGGACTGGTGGCGGAAGAACGTGATCTGGCCAGCCGCTTTGGCCCGAACAGCGACTCCGTCGCCCGCAACCGGCAGGACCAGACCCAGCTGCGCGACCTGATGCTGGAGGAGGCCGCCCAGATCGCCGAGCGGCTGGACACCCAGCAAGAGGCCACGCGGCGCGAGATCGCCGCCACCGAGGCGCAGGTCGAGGATCTGCGCGCCCGCGCCAATGCCGATGCCGAGAAATCGATCCGCCTGCGGGAACTCGAACGCGATGCCGATGCCAAGCGCAGCCAATATGTGACCATGGCGCAGGAAATGATCTCGGCCTCGCAGCGCGAGACCTTCCAGCGCGCTCCGGCCCGCGTCATCGCCCGCGCCGTGCCGCCCGATCAGGTCTCCTCGCCCAATGCCAAGCGGCTGTTGATCCTGACCATCTTCGGCGGGCTGGTGCTGGGCTCGGGCCTCGCCTTCCTGCGCGAGGTGATGGACAACCGCCTGCGCCGGGTCAGCGATCTGGGCGAGGGGCTGGGGCTGCGTTACCTCGGCTTCGTGCCGGGCGTGCCGCTGGTGCGCCGCCGCCTGCGCGGGTTCAAGGGGATGCTGGTTCCCCCCGCGCGTGACAGCGGCGAAGCCGCCGATACGCTGCGCAACCTGATCGCCGAATTGCAACGCCGCAAGACCGGCGGGGCGGCGCTGGTCACCGGCGTCACCTCGATCCGGCGCGGCGAGGGGCGGTCGGTGCTGGCCGGCTGGCTGGCGCAGGGCCTCTGCGACCGGGGCAGCCGGGTGGCGCTGGTCGATCTGGACCCGCGCGCGGGCAGCCTGTCGGCAGACCTGCCGGGGCGGATCACCCTTGGCGATCCTTCGGCCGAGCTCGAGCCGGATCTGGCACGGCTTGGCGAGGGCTGGCGCGACGGTGCGCCGCTGATCCTCGGGCTGGCCGAGGGTTCCGACGTGCTGGACCGGGCGCAGCAGCAGCGGCTGGCCGGGCTGATCGCCGCCCTGCGCGGCGATCTGGACCAGGTGCTGGTGATCCTGCCGCCGCTGTCCGACCGTGCCGAGGCCGAGACCGCGGCCGGGCTGATCGACGGCGCGATTTTGGCGCTGCGCTGGGGCGAGGATGCCTTGCGCCCGGCTGAGGCCACCGTCTCGGCCAGCGGCGCGCTGCGCCCGAAGCTGATCGGCGCGGTCTTCACCGCCACCCGTGCGGCGGGGTTCCAGCAGTATAACCGCGAGCTGTAGGGGTCGGGGCAGGCTGTCATGTTCAACAGTCTTGCCAACTGTTGAACATGACTGTATTCAACAGTTCAGACGATTGTTGAACACGGCCTCTCCATGATCCAGCGCCACAGCCCGATTGCCCATGCTGCCTATCACGACCTCATGCGCGGGCTGAAGGACGAGGCCGTCAGCGCGTTGCGCGGCACCCCCACAAGGGTCGAGCGCAATGGCCGGGCCTATTGGTATGACAGCTTCCGCGTCGGCACCGATGTCCGCAAGCATTATATCGGCGAGGACAGCCCGGACCTCAGCGCCCGGCTCGAGGCGCATCGCGCCGCGCGTGACGATGCCCAGGCCCGCCGGCGCAACCGTGCAAGGCTGGTGCGGCTTCTTAGGGCCGAGGGGTTCCTGGGCCTCGATCCGACCACCGGCAGCCTGATGGCGGCGCTGGCCGGGTCGGGGGTGTTCCGCCTTGGCGGCACGGTCATCGGCACCCATGCCTTCCGGCTTTACGAGGGCGAGCTGAACTTGCGCTTCGACCTCAGTCAGACCGCGCAGACCGACGATATCGACATCGCCAGTTTCGAGCGCCTGTCGCTGGCGCTGGAGGATGCCGCCAGCCCGCCGGTGCAGGAGGTGCTGGGCGATTTTGCCTTTGCCCCGGTGCCAAGCCTTCAGCCGGGCAAGACATGGCGCTGGAAGCAGACCACGGGCAACACGCTGATCGAATTCCTGACCCCGGCCTTCGGCGCCGAGGAGGGGCTGCGGCCCTTGCCGGCGCTGGGGGTCGAGGCACAGGCGCTGCATCACCTGAACTATCTCATTGCCGAGCCGATCGCCGCCGCGGTGCCCTATCGCAACGGCGTCCTGGTGCAGATCCCGCGCCCGGAACGCTTTGCCATCCACAAGCTGATCGTCGCCGACCGCCGCCGCAAGGATGACCGGCTGAAGGCCGAGAAGGACCGGATGCAGGCCGCCTTCCTGATCGAGGCGCTGGCCGAGGACCGACCCGAGGATCTGGCGGAAGCTTATGAAGAGGCGCTGGATCGTGGGCCGAAATGGCGCGAGCGCATCGCGGCCAGCCTGTCGCGGATGCCCGAAACGGCGGCGCGGTTGCAGGAGGTGGCGGGATAGGCCGCGACGAAACCCTTGGCAGGGTGCGGGGCAAAGCCTTACAGATATCCCCTGAATGACCGCAAAGGTGTGAGGGATTGTCTTCCGCAGACAGGGATATCATTGCCGGGCTACTGGACGGACTCGACATCCGCTCGGCCGGGTTCATCGTGACCGTCTATGGCGATATCGTCGTGCCGCGCGGCGGGGTTCTGTGGACCGGCACGCTGATCGCGATCTGCGGCGAAGTGGGCATCAATGAATCGCTGGTGCGCACCGCCGTCTCGCGACTGGTCGCCGCGCATCGGCTGAAGGGAGAACGGGCGGGGCGGCGCAGCTATTACCGGCTGGATGCCTCGGCCCGGCAGGAATTCGACGCCGCCGCCGCGCTGCTCTACGCCGAGGACAAGCCGGCGCGGGGCTGGCAGATCCTGCATGCGCCCGCGATGACGCCCGAGGCCGCGCGGGGCCTGCGGCTGGGGCATATGGGCGGGCCGGTTTGGATCAGGCCCGACCGGGGCCGGGCCGCGCCTGAGGGTGCGATCTGTTTTCCCGCCGCTGATCCGCCGGTGCTGGGCGAGGTGGCGCAGTTCTGGGACCTGTCGGATCTGGACCTGCGCTATCGCGACCTGCTGGCGCGTTTCGGCGATCTGGCCCGGATCGCGCCGCAGGGGGGGCTGGCCGATCTGACCGCGCTGGTGGCGCGGTTGCTGCTGGTTCATGTCTACCGGGGCGTCATGCTGCGCGACCCGCGCCTGCCGCAGGGCGCGCTGCCGCCCGGCTGGAAAGGGCAAGAGGCGCGCGATCTGTTCCGGAGCCTTTACGCCGCGCTGACGCCGCAGGCGGAACGCTACGTGGGCGCGCATTTCGAGGGGGTGGACGGCCTCTTGCCGGCGCGGACGCCACAGACCGAGGCGCGACTGGCCGGGGTTCTGGCCTCCTAAGCCGTTGAAAAGAGGGCAGGGGAGAGTGCCGACCTTAATACATCACAGATTTCCGCAAGAATTTTCTTTTCTGTGACGCATTGACGCGGTATAAGCTGACCAAGCGGTCGGTGAATGAGGGGATTCGCCGTCAGGGCCAGAGGAGATTTTCATGACCGACGCCTTCATCTGCGACGCTATCCGCACGCCCATCGGTCGCTATGGCGGTGCGCTGGCCTCGGTCCGGGCCGATGATCTGGCCGCCCTGCCGCTCAGGGCGCTGATGGAGCGCAACCCGGATGTGGACTGGTCGGCGGTCGACGACCTGATCCTTGGCTGCGCCAATCAGGCCGGCGAGGATAACCGCAACGTCGCCCGCATGGCGGTGCTGCTGGCCGGGATGCCGATCAATGTACCCGGCACCACGATCAACCGGCTTTGCGGCTCGGGCATGGATGCGGTGGGCATGGCGGCCCGCGCGATCCGGGCGGGCGATTGCGATTTCATGGTCGCCGGCGGGGTCGAAAGCATGACCCGCGCGCCCTTCGTCATGCCCAAGGCCGACAGCGCCTTTTCCCGCGCCAATGCGGTCTATGACACCACCATCGGCTGGCGTTTCCCCAACCCGGCGCTGAAAAAGGCCTTCGGTACCGACTCGATGCCCGAGACCGCCGACAATGTCGCCGCCGATTTCGGCATCAACCGCGCCGATCAGGACGACTTCGCCGCCCGCTCGCAAGCTCGGTGGGAAGCGGCGCAGGCGGCTGGCGTCTTTGCCGACGAGATCGTTCCGGTGACCATCCCGCAGCGCAAGGGCGATCCGCTGGTCGTGACGGCGGACGAACATCCCCGCCCCGGCACTACCGCCGAGATGCTGGCCCGGCTGAAGGGCGTGAACGGCCCCGACCTGACGGTCACGGCCGGCAATGCCTCGGGCGTGAATGATGGTGCTGCGGCGCTGGCGATCCTGTCGGGCGAGGCGGCGGCGCGGCATGGCCTGACGCCCAAGGCCCGCATCGTTGCCATGGCGGCGGCGGGGGTCGAGCCGCGGATCATGGGCATCGGCCCGGTCCCGGCGGTCCAGAAGGTTCTGGCCCGCGCCGGGATGACACTGGACCAGATGGATGTGATAGAATTGAACGAAGCCTTCGCAGCGCAGGCTCTGGCCGTGCTGCGGCAGCTTGGCCTGCCCGATGACGCCGACCGGGTGAACCCCAATGGCGGCGCCATCGCCCTTGGCCATCCCTTGGGGATGTCGGGGGCACGGCTGGTCACGACCGCGATGTATCAGCTGCATCGCACCGGCGGGCGTTACGCCCTCTGCACCATGTGCGTCGGTGTCGGTCAGGGCATCGCGATGATCATTGAACGCGTCTGACCGGGAGGCAGGACCATGTATGCTCAGATGGTGAAATCGGAAGGCATGAAGTCGCGCGACGAGATGAGCGCCGAGGAACAGGCCTTTCAGGACCGCATCGACCGGGGCGAGAAGATCGAGCCCAAGGAATGGATGCCCGAGGGCTATCGCAAGACGCTGATCCGCCAGATCGGCCAGCACGCCCATTCCGAGATCGTCGGCCAGCTGCCCGAAGGCAACTGGATCACCCGCGCGCCCACGCTGGAGCGCAAGGCGATCCTGCTGGCGAAGGTGCAGGACGAGGCCGGCCACGGGCTCTACCTCTATTCCGCCTGCGAGACGCTTGGCGTCACCCGCGATGAGCTGATGGAACTGCTGCACGCCGGGAAGATGAAATATTCCTCGATCTTCAACTATCCCACCCTGACCTGGGCCGATATGGGCGCGGTCGGCTGGCTGGTCGATGGCGCGGCGATCATGAACCAGGTGCCGCTGCAGCGCACCAGCTATGGCCCCTACAGCCGGGCGATGATCCGCATCTGCAAGGAGGAAAGTTTCCACCAGCGGCAGGGCTATGCCATCATGATGAAGATGGCCTCGGGCACGCCGGCGCAGAAGAAGATGGCGCAGGATGCGCTGAACCGGCTCTGGTATCCCTCGCTGATGATGTTCGGCCCCTCGGACAAGGACTCGGTCCATTCGGCGCAGTCGATGTCCTGGAAGATCAAGATGAACACCAATGACGAGCTGCGGCAGAAGTTTGTCGACCAGACCGTGCCGCAGGCCGAGTACCTGGGCCTGACCGTTCCCGATCCCGCGCTGAAATGGAACGAAGAAAAGGGCGGCCACGACTTCTCGGAACCCGACTGGTCGGAATTCTATGACGTGCTGGCCGGCAATGGTCCCTGCAACAAGGACCGTCTGGGGGCGCGGGTGAAGGCCTGGGACGACGGCGCATGGTTCCGCGACGGTCTTGTCGCCCATGCCCGCAAGGCCGCCGCCCGCCGCACCCCTGCCGCCGCCGAATAATCACGCTTTTTGAGGGAGAGACCCATGTCCAAGGAATGGCCCCTGTGGGAGATTTTCATCCGTGGTCAGCACGGGCTGAACCATCGCCATGTCGGCAGCCTGCACGCCCCTGATGCCGAGATGGCGGTGCTGAACGCCCGCGATGTCTATACCCGCCGCAACGAGGGCGTGTCGATCTGGGTGGTCCGCTCGGCCGATATCACCGCCTCCAGCCCGTCGGAAAAAGGCCCGCTGTTCGAGCCGGCGAATTCCAAGGTCTATCGCCACCCGACCTTCTTCGACATCCCCGATGAAGTGGGGCATATGTGATGCCCTCGCTTCCCGACATGACCACGGCCGACGCCGCCGATCTGGCGCGCGCGCAGGCCGCCGCCCATCCGGGCCAGACCGCGCCCCGTCCCGATGCCGACCAGGAGGCGCTGTTCGAGGCGCTTCTACGCATCGGTGACAGCACGCTGATCCTTGCGCATCGCGTCTCGGAATGGTGCGGCCATTCGCCGGTGCTGGAAGAGGATATCGGCCTTGCCAATGTGGCGCTGGACCTGATCGGCCAGACGCAGATGTGGCTGGGACTGGCTGCCGAGGTCGAGGGCAAGGGCCGCAGCGACAATGATCTGGCCTATCTGCGCGATGCCTGGGATTTCCGCAACCTGCTGATCGTTGAGCGTCCGAATGGCGATTTCGGCCAGACCCTGATGCGGCAATTCCTGTTCGATGCCTATCATCTGGAACTGCTGAGCGCGCTCATGCAATCGGCCGATCCGCGCGTGGCCGAGATCGCCGCCAAGGCGGTGAAGGAAGTGGCCTATCATCTGGAACGCTCCTCCGACCTGGTTATCCGCCTTGGCGATGGCAGCGAGGAAAGTCACCGCCGGATGCAGGACGCGCTGAACGATCTGTGGCCCTATACCGGCGAGATGTTTCTCTCGGACGACAAGGACGTGACGCTGGCCGCCGAGGGCGTGATGCCCGATCCCTCGAGCCTCAGGGCGAAATGGGACGCGGTGGTGCGCGAGGTGCTGGACGAGGCGACGCTGTCGATCCCCGAAAGCGACTTTGCCCACAAGGGCGGCAAGCAGGGCGTCCATACCGAGCATCTGGGCTATATCCTCGCCGAGATGCAGTTCCTGCAGCGCGCCTATCCCGGCGCAAGCTGGTAAGCGGTCGTGGAACAGGTCGCCGCCGCACAGCCTGATCTGGCGCAGGTCTGGGACTGGTTGTCCGAAGTGCCGGACCCCGAGATCCCGGTCATCAGCCTGACCGATCTGGGCATCATCCGGAATGTCGAATGGCAGGGGGATGTGCTGGTCGTCACCGTCACGCCCACCTATTCGGGCTGCCCGGCGACCGGCATCATCAACCTAGATATCGAGACGGCTTTGCGCGATCGCGGCATCGGCAAGCTGGTCCTGAAACGGCAGATCTCGCCGCCCTGGACCACCGACTGGATCAGCGCCGAGGGGCGGGAGAAGCTGCGCGCCTATGGCATCACGCCGCCGGTCGATGGCACCGCCGCCGACGGACGGCTGGCCGGGCGCGTGGCGCGGATGGCCGGGTCCACGAACCTGACCATCGAATGCCCGCGCTGTGGCTCGACCAAGACCGAGAAGGTCAGCCAGTTCGGCTCGACCCCCTGCAAGGCCAGTTATCGCTGCACCGGCTGCCTCGAGCCCTTCGACTATTTCAAATGCATCTGAGACTGCATTCCGCATCAGGAAGGATACCCACATGGCACGCTTCCACCCGCTGAAGGTGACGGATGTGCGTCGCGAAACGCGCGATGCGGTCGTCGTGACCCTTGCGCCTTCGGACGAGCATCGCGAGCTGTTCGATTTCACCCAAGGGCAATACCTGACCTTCCGCCGCGATTTCGACGGCGAGGAACTGCGCCGTTCCTATTCCATCTGTGCCGGCAGGGACGAGGGCGCGCTGCGCGTGGGCATCAAGCGCGTCGATGGCGGGGCCTTCTCGACCTGGGCCAACGAGAACCTGCAGCCCGGCGACGAGATCGAGGCGATGCCGCCGATGGGCCGCTTCAGCACCGCGCTGGATCCCGACGCCGCCCGCACCTACCTGGGTTTTGCCGCCGGTTCGGGCATCACCCCGGTCCTGTCGATCATCAAGACAGTGCTGGCGCGCGAGCCGAAATCGCGCTTCACGCTGGTCTATGCCAACCGCCAGATCAACTCGATCATGTTCCGCGAGGAGCTGGAGGATCTGAAGAACCTCTATCTCGGCCGCTTCGCCGTCATGCATATCCTCGAGACCGAGGGGCAGGAGATCGACCTCTTCACCGGCCGGATCGATGCCGAGAAGATGGCGGGGCTGTTCAAGCACTGGATCGAGGCCGAGGGCGTCGATACCGCCTTCATCTGCGGCCCCGAGCCGATGATGCTGACCGTGGCGCAGGGCCTGCGCGATCACGGGCTGGGGGACGAACAGATCAAGTTCGAGCTTTTCGCCAGCAGCCAGCCGGGCCGGGCCAAGGCCAAGGCGGTGTCGCGCGACGCGGTGGAACCCGGCAGCGGCACCGAGGCGACCGTCACGCTGGACGGTGCCACCCGCAACTTCCAGATGCCGCGTCAGGGCGAGACCATTCTGGACGCCGCCATCGCCAACAGCATGGACGCGCCCTATTCC
This region of Paracoccus zhejiangensis genomic DNA includes:
- a CDS encoding O-antigen ligase family protein, encoding MPGAGLSRPGQRSLWVLLDVGLALLVLLTAGDIPNRWGVSTALWALIYGLTVLRILSVWPAFFRLLARNWVYLLYPAICLISVVWSVAPRTTLVGGVQITMSVLIACFLGWRFDPRRLMLLVFATTFAGALASMLNYASGGAITRPLHSDVGGLLGIYTNKNMLGHYSGLCALIAMTFLLAPRTQVPALARRVALPALAICMVAVMLSKSMTAVLLLPLYLGLMLLLARNRLPGWLRYGAIGVIILTVALAPALMALADFDPAAALFASTGKDATLTGRTELWAIAAGEIAKVPLIGYGFGGFWAAPRFEHLHFLVLQAGATAPTFHDFIADVGIGTGFIGIIAILALVTTTLRRALRLWRWSGSVFAAGCLVTVLWPLNLALVEPYLYRQHELMLGWMIMMGVSLGQLRRADLHPNRKE
- a CDS encoding sulfotransferase family 2 domain-containing protein, producing MRELPPFARFKQRSRLYAGRSLRTVAGQSLSAPCVFLHVPKCGGTSVSEALYATVPLHRKIGILDSPSIRRALAMQATGQDDLSFHDEGPNAEATTRFREALVLMHMAHQATLIHGHFLWSEIAWQQFGTRYRYVTILRDPVARTISNYRMDKRSGTFTGDFDAFLDSDEGRRKALHKLRYFSGMATVTPEQEAEALELARRNMQRFTLIGFLDDLPGFASDFARIFGPRPRIPHYNMAEDRPVQLTENQMDRLRALCAPDLELYQLAKEIAPGLPARAREDAA
- a CDS encoding GumC family protein, producing MIQSDGPFWRRDGVNRDPEAVPEVDLASTLRALRGGLGRRWRLIAGVTLALTLLALVYVLLATPKFTARAELVVDPRISNSLSGPESPTLLLSDALVVDSELKVLSSREVTTQAADDLGLFEVAVEDEAPGLIGRTFAALGDLLGGGEEEAPNAVTAENIEATRREGIRREMMQDFDITRDGGTYVIDISHTSEDPVFAMEAVNTLIDAYFQVSSDAALSDTRRIAGWLDQRVAVLGDEVQKADVKVTEYRRENDLFTMRDDVLPSEAELSDATDRLIRLRSQLIEIATKSDKIKGIAGTDSVAALMDGTLGGDVASPALKDFQTRYAGLVAEERDLASRFGPNSDSVARNRQDQTQLRDLMLEEAAQIAERLDTQQEATRREIAATEAQVEDLRARANADAEKSIRLRELERDADAKRSQYVTMAQEMISASQRETFQRAPARVIARAVPPDQVSSPNAKRLLILTIFGGLVLGSGLAFLREVMDNRLRRVSDLGEGLGLRYLGFVPGVPLVRRRLRGFKGMLVPPARDSGEAADTLRNLIAELQRRKTGGAALVTGVTSIRRGEGRSVLAGWLAQGLCDRGSRVALVDLDPRAGSLSADLPGRITLGDPSAELEPDLARLGEGWRDGAPLILGLAEGSDVLDRAQQQRLAGLIAALRGDLDQVLVILPPLSDRAEAETAAGLIDGAILALRWGEDALRPAEATVSASGALRPKLIGAVFTATRAAGFQQYNREL
- a CDS encoding nucleotidyltransferase family protein, producing the protein MIQRHSPIAHAAYHDLMRGLKDEAVSALRGTPTRVERNGRAYWYDSFRVGTDVRKHYIGEDSPDLSARLEAHRAARDDAQARRRNRARLVRLLRAEGFLGLDPTTGSLMAALAGSGVFRLGGTVIGTHAFRLYEGELNLRFDLSQTAQTDDIDIASFERLSLALEDAASPPVQEVLGDFAFAPVPSLQPGKTWRWKQTTGNTLIEFLTPAFGAEEGLRPLPALGVEAQALHHLNYLIAEPIAAAVPYRNGVLVQIPRPERFAIHKLIVADRRRKDDRLKAEKDRMQAAFLIEALAEDRPEDLAEAYEEALDRGPKWRERIAASLSRMPETAARLQEVAG
- a CDS encoding PaaX family transcriptional regulator C-terminal domain-containing protein, whose protein sequence is MSSADRDIIAGLLDGLDIRSAGFIVTVYGDIVVPRGGVLWTGTLIAICGEVGINESLVRTAVSRLVAAHRLKGERAGRRSYYRLDASARQEFDAAAALLYAEDKPARGWQILHAPAMTPEAARGLRLGHMGGPVWIRPDRGRAAPEGAICFPAADPPVLGEVAQFWDLSDLDLRYRDLLARFGDLARIAPQGGLADLTALVARLLLVHVYRGVMLRDPRLPQGALPPGWKGQEARDLFRSLYAALTPQAERYVGAHFEGVDGLLPARTPQTEARLAGVLAS
- the pcaF gene encoding 3-oxoadipyl-CoA thiolase, translated to MTDAFICDAIRTPIGRYGGALASVRADDLAALPLRALMERNPDVDWSAVDDLILGCANQAGEDNRNVARMAVLLAGMPINVPGTTINRLCGSGMDAVGMAARAIRAGDCDFMVAGGVESMTRAPFVMPKADSAFSRANAVYDTTIGWRFPNPALKKAFGTDSMPETADNVAADFGINRADQDDFAARSQARWEAAQAAGVFADEIVPVTIPQRKGDPLVVTADEHPRPGTTAEMLARLKGVNGPDLTVTAGNASGVNDGAAALAILSGEAAARHGLTPKARIVAMAAAGVEPRIMGIGPVPAVQKVLARAGMTLDQMDVIELNEAFAAQALAVLRQLGLPDDADRVNPNGGAIALGHPLGMSGARLVTTAMYQLHRTGGRYALCTMCVGVGQGIAMIIERV
- the paaA gene encoding 1,2-phenylacetyl-CoA epoxidase subunit PaaA is translated as MYAQMVKSEGMKSRDEMSAEEQAFQDRIDRGEKIEPKEWMPEGYRKTLIRQIGQHAHSEIVGQLPEGNWITRAPTLERKAILLAKVQDEAGHGLYLYSACETLGVTRDELMELLHAGKMKYSSIFNYPTLTWADMGAVGWLVDGAAIMNQVPLQRTSYGPYSRAMIRICKEESFHQRQGYAIMMKMASGTPAQKKMAQDALNRLWYPSLMMFGPSDKDSVHSAQSMSWKIKMNTNDELRQKFVDQTVPQAEYLGLTVPDPALKWNEEKGGHDFSEPDWSEFYDVLAGNGPCNKDRLGARVKAWDDGAWFRDGLVAHARKAAARRTPAAAE
- the paaB gene encoding 1,2-phenylacetyl-CoA epoxidase subunit PaaB, encoding MSKEWPLWEIFIRGQHGLNHRHVGSLHAPDAEMAVLNARDVYTRRNEGVSIWVVRSADITASSPSEKGPLFEPANSKVYRHPTFFDIPDEVGHM
- the paaC gene encoding 1,2-phenylacetyl-CoA epoxidase subunit PaaC; protein product: MPSLPDMTTADAADLARAQAAAHPGQTAPRPDADQEALFEALLRIGDSTLILAHRVSEWCGHSPVLEEDIGLANVALDLIGQTQMWLGLAAEVEGKGRSDNDLAYLRDAWDFRNLLIVERPNGDFGQTLMRQFLFDAYHLELLSALMQSADPRVAEIAAKAVKEVAYHLERSSDLVIRLGDGSEESHRRMQDALNDLWPYTGEMFLSDDKDVTLAAEGVMPDPSSLRAKWDAVVREVLDEATLSIPESDFAHKGGKQGVHTEHLGYILAEMQFLQRAYPGASW
- the paaD gene encoding 1,2-phenylacetyl-CoA epoxidase subunit PaaD, whose translation is MEQVAAAQPDLAQVWDWLSEVPDPEIPVISLTDLGIIRNVEWQGDVLVVTVTPTYSGCPATGIINLDIETALRDRGIGKLVLKRQISPPWTTDWISAEGREKLRAYGITPPVDGTAADGRLAGRVARMAGSTNLTIECPRCGSTKTEKVSQFGSTPCKASYRCTGCLEPFDYFKCI
- the paaE gene encoding 1,2-phenylacetyl-CoA epoxidase subunit PaaE; this translates as MARFHPLKVTDVRRETRDAVVVTLAPSDEHRELFDFTQGQYLTFRRDFDGEELRRSYSICAGRDEGALRVGIKRVDGGAFSTWANENLQPGDEIEAMPPMGRFSTALDPDAARTYLGFAAGSGITPVLSIIKTVLAREPKSRFTLVYANRQINSIMFREELEDLKNLYLGRFAVMHILETEGQEIDLFTGRIDAEKMAGLFKHWIEAEGVDTAFICGPEPMMLTVAQGLRDHGLGDEQIKFELFASSQPGRAKAKAVSRDAVEPGSGTEATVTLDGATRNFQMPRQGETILDAAIANSMDAPYSCKAGVCSTCRCKVLEGEVEMAVNHALEDYEVRAGYVLSCQAYPLSERVVVTYEE